In Bythopirellula goksoeyrii, a single window of DNA contains:
- a CDS encoding cytochrome c oxidase assembly protein, whose translation MRSVLFISGLLILAFAWMGPLPEMAAHSFSAHMTLHMLIVAVIAPLLSFALAGLAIDPVRHMAALFSPIPASVGELLIVWAWHAPWLHHFARNSSIGFALEQTMFLAAGVWVWLSAFGGTMPRSKSRAAAGVVGLLLTSMHMTLLGALLALAPRLLFNHHHSLIGLSPLQDQHLGGAVMLVVGGIAYLAGGLWLTVDLANQRNPNCEALQA comes from the coding sequence ATGCGAAGTGTACTTTTCATCTCGGGACTCCTCATTCTGGCCTTTGCCTGGATGGGACCTCTACCAGAGATGGCAGCACACTCCTTTTCTGCTCACATGACTCTTCACATGTTGATTGTCGCCGTCATCGCTCCCCTGCTCTCGTTTGCTCTTGCTGGACTTGCAATTGATCCGGTCCGACATATGGCTGCTTTGTTTTCTCCTATTCCTGCATCGGTTGGTGAACTGCTCATCGTTTGGGCCTGGCATGCTCCCTGGTTGCATCATTTCGCGAGGAACTCCTCGATCGGATTTGCTTTGGAACAAACGATGTTTTTGGCGGCCGGGGTATGGGTGTGGCTCTCGGCTTTCGGAGGAACTATGCCACGAAGCAAGAGCCGGGCCGCGGCGGGTGTTGTGGGTTTGCTTTTGACCTCCATGCATATGACGCTATTGGGTGCACTGTTGGCACTAGCGCCGCGATTGCTCTTCAATCACCATCATAGTTTGATTGGATTGAGTCCACTTCAGGACCAACATCTGGGGGGAGCAGTCATGCTAGTAGTGGGTGGCATCGCCTATCTGGCAGGGGGGCTTTGGCTGACTGTCGACTTGGCTAATCAGCGCAATCCTAATTGTGAGGCATTGCAAGCATGA
- the ctaD gene encoding cytochrome c oxidase subunit I, protein MSHIDPEPLAEAPPLEVQQAQRSRLLDAWKTPTGWRYWSAVNNTEVGLWYTVAACCFFLFGGVLALLMRIQLAVPNNDFLTADEYNQIFTMHGSVMMFLFAVPIFEAFSIMILPEMLGARDLPFPRLSAYGFWSFLLGGLFVCGSLFFDAAPRGGWFMYPPLTTKYQTGVGADIWLLGLSFIEVASIAAAVELIVGVVKCRPPGMRINLIPLYSWYILVVAGMILFAFPPLIAGDLLMEMERAFDWPFFDPDRGGDPLLWQHLFWIFGHPEVYIVFLPSVALIAMIVPTFARLPMMGYSWIVLSAVGTGFLSFGLWVHHMFTTGLPGISIGIFSAASQAVAIPTGIQIFCFIATLMVGRVTKSVCLLFAFAGLATFVIGGLTGVMVAIAPFDFQAHDTFFVVGHLHYVLVGGTVFPIVAAFYYYFPLVNGKALSEKLGRIAFWLMLIGFNVAFMPMHWTGLLGMPRRVFTYPAGLGFEMWNLVSTVGAFVLAAGFLVFLWDVVRPKKHQQLAERNPWGAGTLEWLAEMPDKPWGVRSIPEIDSRYPLWDQPNFMRDVDEGRFYLPDAEEHFRETLVTTSIDATPVQCLRVPGPTFLAFFAAMFTGGVFIFATYHFWTATIISGILALSTILIWLWTGTAWIPEKPKKDVGLGLSLPTYVSGPDAVGWWAMFITMLGDMTAFVSLVFGYFFYWTIHEDFPPDQESGPGVFWPVVGGSALLMAWLLTVSARNFNKRDKTKLFYVSIVCALALGLAGAVGLAWGPWTTGLEPTSHIYPAIVWILVGWTIVHIFVGIIMQIYCASRRIAGRMTHCYDADIVNVALYWHFVALTVFITVAVIAGFPFVA, encoded by the coding sequence ATGAGTCACATTGATCCGGAACCTCTTGCTGAAGCACCACCTCTTGAAGTCCAGCAGGCACAACGGAGCAGGCTTCTCGATGCGTGGAAGACTCCTACCGGCTGGCGCTATTGGTCTGCGGTGAACAACACCGAAGTCGGTTTATGGTATACGGTTGCAGCTTGTTGTTTTTTCCTGTTCGGAGGAGTTCTGGCACTGTTGATGCGGATCCAGCTTGCGGTTCCGAACAATGATTTTCTGACGGCAGACGAGTACAACCAGATTTTTACCATGCACGGATCCGTGATGATGTTTCTGTTTGCTGTTCCGATCTTCGAAGCCTTTTCGATCATGATCTTACCCGAAATGCTCGGTGCACGAGATCTTCCCTTTCCCCGTTTGTCAGCCTACGGATTCTGGAGTTTCCTGTTAGGTGGGTTGTTTGTATGTGGTTCGCTCTTCTTCGACGCTGCTCCGCGAGGAGGATGGTTCATGTATCCACCTTTGACGACAAAGTATCAAACAGGAGTTGGTGCTGATATCTGGTTGCTGGGGCTTTCATTTATAGAAGTCGCCTCGATTGCAGCAGCGGTCGAGTTGATCGTCGGTGTGGTTAAATGTCGTCCCCCTGGGATGAGAATCAATCTGATTCCACTTTATTCCTGGTATATCTTGGTGGTGGCAGGGATGATTCTGTTTGCTTTTCCTCCGCTCATCGCCGGTGATTTACTGATGGAGATGGAACGGGCCTTTGATTGGCCGTTCTTCGATCCCGACCGGGGAGGCGATCCACTTTTGTGGCAACACTTGTTTTGGATCTTTGGTCACCCCGAGGTTTATATCGTTTTTCTCCCTTCGGTGGCGTTGATTGCGATGATCGTTCCGACTTTTGCCCGCCTACCCATGATGGGCTATAGCTGGATCGTCTTATCTGCTGTAGGCACTGGCTTCTTGAGTTTTGGCCTCTGGGTACATCACATGTTTACAACTGGATTGCCAGGCATTTCCATTGGTATCTTCTCGGCTGCCTCACAAGCTGTGGCGATTCCGACGGGTATTCAGATATTTTGTTTCATAGCAACGCTTATGGTCGGGCGTGTCACGAAGTCAGTTTGCCTGTTGTTCGCTTTCGCAGGTCTTGCGACATTCGTTATCGGAGGACTTACCGGAGTCATGGTCGCCATCGCACCGTTCGACTTTCAGGCACATGACACGTTCTTTGTTGTCGGACATTTGCACTATGTTCTTGTTGGGGGAACCGTTTTTCCGATCGTGGCTGCTTTCTACTATTATTTTCCTCTAGTGAACGGAAAGGCGTTATCGGAGAAGCTGGGCAGAATCGCCTTCTGGTTGATGTTGATTGGGTTTAACGTCGCTTTCATGCCCATGCATTGGACCGGACTGCTCGGAATGCCGCGACGTGTATTTACGTATCCTGCCGGACTGGGCTTCGAAATGTGGAATCTGGTTTCAACTGTCGGTGCGTTTGTTCTTGCTGCAGGCTTCCTTGTTTTTCTCTGGGATGTTGTGCGTCCCAAAAAGCACCAGCAGTTGGCAGAAAGAAACCCCTGGGGAGCGGGCACCCTCGAATGGTTGGCAGAAATGCCGGACAAACCTTGGGGAGTGCGCTCGATACCTGAAATTGACAGTCGCTATCCTCTTTGGGATCAACCGAACTTCATGCGGGACGTGGATGAAGGTCGATTCTACTTGCCCGATGCTGAAGAGCATTTTCGCGAGACACTTGTGACGACTTCGATTGATGCCACTCCTGTTCAATGCTTGCGGGTTCCAGGGCCAACCTTTTTGGCATTCTTTGCAGCGATGTTTACAGGAGGCGTATTCATCTTCGCTACTTATCACTTTTGGACTGCCACGATAATCAGCGGCATCTTGGCGCTCAGTACAATCTTGATTTGGCTCTGGACAGGCACGGCATGGATTCCAGAGAAACCAAAGAAAGACGTAGGTTTGGGACTGAGTTTGCCCACCTATGTATCTGGCCCGGATGCCGTAGGCTGGTGGGCCATGTTCATTACGATGCTTGGTGACATGACGGCATTCGTGTCACTTGTATTCGGCTATTTTTTCTACTGGACTATCCACGAAGACTTTCCTCCGGACCAGGAGTCCGGACCAGGAGTGTTTTGGCCAGTTGTCGGTGGTTCAGCACTTCTCATGGCCTGGCTATTGACCGTGTCCGCAAGGAATTTCAATAAACGGGACAAAACAAAACTTTTCTATGTCTCGATTGTGTGTGCTCTTGCGTTGGGGCTTGCCGGAGCCGTGGGCTTGGCGTGGGGACCCTGGACAACCGGGCTCGAGCCGACCAGCCATATTTATCCTGCCATCGTCTGGATACTTGTCGGTTGGACGATCGTTCATATTTTCGTTGGAATCATCATGCAAATTTATTGTGCGTCACGCAGGATCGCCGGCCGGATGACACATTGCTACGACGCAGATATTGTCAACGTTGCGCTCTATTGGCATTTTGTCGCCCTAACTGTTTTCATTACGGTCGCAGTAATAGCCGGATTTCCGTTCGTTGCCTGA
- a CDS encoding 3-keto-disaccharide hydrolase: MNQFTKSRVLLGTILFCLAGSNFASTAETENNWISLFDGKTLTGWHQEGEGDWIVDEGAIVGKTQKAAKLYGLLVSDKVYRDFTVRLKFKSLQGNSGFYIRMEVEQPDKAHGLQIEVDPRNNSGGIYESYGRAWVSKPSDEAQREYFKPDQWNDLEITAQGGDVTVKVNGVTSAQVTDDPSRPEGHLAMQMHAGNEMLVMFKDIEIRIEESQAAPLETP; this comes from the coding sequence CTCGGGACAATACTTTTCTGCTTGGCAGGCAGTAACTTTGCCAGCACGGCCGAAACAGAGAACAATTGGATATCCCTCTTCGATGGCAAGACTCTCACCGGCTGGCACCAGGAAGGAGAAGGAGACTGGATAGTTGATGAGGGTGCTATCGTCGGCAAGACGCAGAAAGCCGCCAAACTTTATGGGCTCCTCGTCAGCGACAAAGTCTACCGAGATTTCACGGTGCGGCTCAAATTCAAGTCGCTCCAAGGCAACAGCGGATTCTATATCCGCATGGAAGTCGAACAGCCCGACAAAGCCCATGGCCTGCAAATCGAGGTCGATCCTCGCAACAATTCCGGCGGAATCTATGAGAGTTATGGACGGGCTTGGGTATCAAAGCCCTCCGACGAAGCACAACGCGAATACTTCAAACCCGACCAGTGGAACGACCTGGAAATCACCGCCCAAGGTGGCGATGTGACGGTCAAAGTCAATGGAGTAACTAGCGCTCAAGTAACTGACGACCCCAGCCGACCCGAGGGACATCTCGCCATGCAAATGCATGCAGGCAACGAAATGCTGGTGATGTTTAAGGATATTGAAATCCGTATCGAGGAGTCGCAAGCTGCGCCTCTTGAGACTCCATGA
- a CDS encoding c-type cytochrome yields MKRWLIPIGVFVTGAIVLGLLVMASGIIPIKASTGHWAITKRFLTFAMARSISTHSVGIEAPENLDEPALVMKGAGHFELGCAFCHGSPVWQKPRVAQQLSPTPPNLNAAASNWSPEELFYLVKHGINFTGMPAFPSQQRDDEVWSVVAFLLKLPEIEPVDYRALVSSDLSKATSTTPLAIVETCANCHGLDGTGRGTGAFPRLAGMSEPYLVATLQAYQRGARHSGIMEPIAARLNQVQIKEIASHYSQQEPFAIPKVSEPDVSGKHASQAAVVRGKRIAQEGIPEQEVGACIACHKLDRAEQNPNYPALKGQVADYLVLQLQLFQQRNRGGTEYAELMHPMSDNLKLDQMRDVAEYYASPSLQNDEDE; encoded by the coding sequence ATGAAAAGATGGCTTATTCCTATCGGCGTGTTCGTTACTGGTGCAATCGTTCTAGGACTTCTCGTCATGGCATCAGGGATTATCCCAATCAAAGCAAGCACCGGCCATTGGGCCATCACAAAACGGTTCCTGACTTTTGCGATGGCGCGCTCGATTTCAACACACAGCGTTGGAATTGAAGCCCCCGAGAACCTTGATGAACCTGCTCTGGTAATGAAAGGTGCGGGACACTTCGAACTAGGGTGTGCCTTTTGCCATGGGAGTCCCGTCTGGCAAAAACCCCGCGTAGCTCAGCAGCTTTCCCCGACCCCTCCCAATTTGAATGCGGCCGCTTCCAACTGGAGTCCCGAAGAATTGTTTTATCTTGTTAAGCACGGGATCAATTTCACGGGCATGCCTGCCTTTCCATCGCAACAACGGGACGACGAAGTTTGGTCGGTCGTGGCATTCCTGCTGAAACTTCCCGAGATTGAACCAGTTGATTATCGTGCGCTAGTCTCAAGCGATCTCTCGAAAGCAACTTCAACAACTCCCCTTGCTATCGTTGAAACCTGTGCCAATTGCCATGGCCTTGATGGAACGGGACGTGGAACAGGTGCCTTTCCACGCCTGGCGGGAATGTCGGAACCTTATCTGGTTGCCACTCTACAAGCGTATCAGCGCGGGGCCCGCCATAGTGGCATCATGGAGCCCATCGCGGCGCGGCTCAATCAGGTTCAGATCAAAGAAATTGCCAGCCACTATTCTCAGCAGGAACCTTTTGCAATTCCCAAAGTTTCAGAGCCCGACGTCTCCGGCAAGCATGCCTCCCAGGCTGCAGTTGTCAGGGGCAAACGTATTGCTCAAGAGGGGATTCCGGAACAAGAAGTGGGGGCCTGTATTGCCTGCCATAAGCTTGATAGGGCAGAACAGAATCCGAACTACCCTGCACTCAAGGGGCAAGTCGCCGATTATCTTGTCTTGCAATTGCAGCTTTTCCAGCAGCGAAATCGCGGCGGTACAGAATACGCAGAGTTAATGCACCCGATGAGCGACAATCTCAAGCTCGATCAGATGCGAGACGTTGCAGAGTACTACGCTTCGCCGTCTCTGCAAAACGACGAAGATGAATGA
- a CDS encoding class I SAM-dependent methyltransferase has translation MLPTTQASLYDFPKYYDLVYGSDWKAEFDFLLECFAQHATGKVKRVFEPACGTGRLMVKLAQAGFKVAGVDLNEAAVKFCNDRLERSGYPRSAFVGDMCNFTVSKPFDAAFNPINSFRHLGTQAQAEQHLHTVAKHLRPGGIYVLGLHLTPTVVEPMQEESWSARRGNLAVLSRLWVTACDRRRRREEVGMSFDVYTPTKQFRIEDQVVFRTYSAQQMKSLLASVPEFEVTQVYDFGYDIQQPITVGPETEDVVYVLRKKSR, from the coding sequence ATGCTCCCCACCACTCAAGCCAGCCTCTACGATTTTCCCAAGTACTATGACTTGGTCTACGGATCCGACTGGAAGGCAGAGTTTGATTTTCTGCTTGAATGTTTTGCACAACATGCCACTGGAAAAGTGAAACGCGTCTTTGAACCTGCTTGTGGGACCGGGCGACTTATGGTGAAGCTTGCCCAAGCAGGTTTCAAAGTGGCTGGCGTTGATCTCAATGAGGCTGCTGTGAAGTTTTGCAATGATCGGCTGGAGCGTTCTGGCTATCCGCGCTCCGCGTTCGTAGGCGATATGTGCAACTTCACCGTCTCCAAGCCGTTTGATGCCGCGTTCAATCCGATTAACAGCTTTAGGCATCTCGGCACTCAGGCCCAAGCGGAGCAGCACTTGCATACGGTAGCAAAGCATTTGCGGCCTGGCGGAATCTATGTGTTGGGACTGCATCTTACGCCGACAGTCGTCGAACCAATGCAGGAAGAAAGCTGGTCGGCGCGGCGAGGGAATCTCGCCGTGCTGTCACGATTGTGGGTCACCGCTTGTGATCGGCGCCGCCGTCGAGAAGAGGTGGGGATGAGTTTCGATGTTTACACGCCGACCAAGCAGTTTCGCATCGAGGATCAAGTGGTCTTCCGGACTTACTCGGCCCAGCAGATGAAATCGCTGTTGGCAAGCGTCCCGGAATTTGAGGTAACTCAAGTCTACGACTTTGGTTATGACATCCAGCAGCCCATCACCGTGGGTCCTGAAACCGAGGATGTGGTCTATGTTTTACGGAAGAAGTCGCGGTAA
- the coxB gene encoding cytochrome c oxidase subunit II, protein MRTAERGFSLLFSGMALVLLSGCSGPQSTLQAAGKGAEEISSLLWWMILGGVFIWLGTICLAIYAVSTEAKRHSDRRIRFLIIGGGAVGPTLVLAGLLLYSLPMLPELLAPAPPDALRIEVHGKMWWWRVRYPMREGPTVELANEVRLPVGEPVEFRLASDDVIHSFWIPSLGGKIDMFPGRETRLKLEPTKTGFFRGACAEFCGNSHALMNFDVMVMEREEFELWLKSQQATAEVPNTRLAQHGQRLFLETGCHACHTVRGTDAQGVIGPDLTHVGSRRSLAAGALQNEFEEFKTWISNPGLVKPGAKMPPFDMLPEDQLHALATYLEGLQ, encoded by the coding sequence ATGCGTACTGCAGAAAGGGGATTCTCACTTCTATTCTCCGGCATGGCACTGGTGTTACTTTCCGGTTGCAGCGGACCGCAATCTACCCTGCAAGCTGCTGGAAAGGGAGCCGAAGAGATTTCCAGCTTGCTTTGGTGGATGATACTCGGTGGGGTGTTCATCTGGTTAGGCACGATTTGTCTGGCGATCTATGCAGTTTCGACAGAAGCCAAGCGACACAGCGACCGCCGCATCCGCTTTCTGATCATTGGGGGAGGAGCGGTTGGTCCGACTCTGGTACTCGCTGGGCTGCTTCTCTACAGCTTGCCGATGTTGCCGGAGCTTCTCGCGCCAGCACCCCCAGATGCGCTGCGAATTGAGGTTCATGGCAAGATGTGGTGGTGGAGAGTCCGCTATCCAATGAGGGAAGGGCCGACGGTTGAACTTGCAAACGAAGTTCGCTTGCCTGTGGGGGAGCCAGTTGAGTTTCGATTGGCAAGTGATGACGTGATTCATTCTTTCTGGATCCCTTCTTTGGGTGGAAAAATCGATATGTTTCCGGGGCGCGAGACCAGATTGAAACTGGAACCAACCAAAACAGGTTTCTTTCGCGGTGCGTGTGCTGAATTCTGTGGAAATTCCCACGCGCTGATGAATTTCGATGTCATGGTGATGGAGCGAGAAGAGTTTGAGCTCTGGTTGAAGAGTCAGCAAGCGACTGCCGAGGTTCCCAATACTCGGCTGGCTCAGCATGGTCAGCGCTTGTTTCTGGAAACTGGCTGCCATGCGTGTCACACGGTGCGAGGCACCGATGCTCAGGGCGTGATTGGTCCCGATTTGACTCATGTGGGTAGCCGCCGGTCTCTTGCTGCTGGCGCACTTCAGAATGAATTTGAGGAGTTCAAGACTTGGATCTCCAATCCTGGTTTAGTGAAACCCGGCGCCAAGATGCCGCCCTTCGATATGCTGCCAGAAGATCAGCTTCATGCACTCGCTACGTATTTGGAGGGTCTTCAATGA
- a CDS encoding sodium:calcium antiporter, which yields MSFFELADNSMWANWLLFTLSAGGVWIFGTKLSSYVDLIADRTGVGRAFAGALLLGGATSLPELGTTLTASASGAAQLAGNNLLGGILMQLAVLAVVDALLLRGKALTLFSPTAALLIQGIFLIFILALALAAISTGELFTIAGIGAWPILFTGVYVAGLWLVYRYEGNPRWMPAGEVEEPPESARDLKDAHKSLYREVSTKQLCLRFGIGCLGVLVSGFVVARVGETLAEQTGLGQSFVGATLVALATTLPEVSTTWSAVRFGAYSMAIGNILGTNSLEVALFLPADLAYRTGGIIDALNPSAAYLGALGIMATSIYLWGILERRDRTILGMGQDSFVILCLYFLGIGFFYFLGM from the coding sequence ATGAGTTTTTTCGAACTAGCTGATAATTCGATGTGGGCCAACTGGTTGCTTTTCACACTCTCGGCGGGAGGTGTATGGATTTTCGGAACGAAACTCAGCAGCTATGTCGATCTCATTGCAGATCGCACAGGTGTCGGAAGAGCTTTTGCCGGCGCGTTGTTGCTAGGAGGTGCGACAAGTTTGCCGGAACTTGGGACGACACTCACAGCCTCTGCATCCGGTGCGGCGCAATTAGCCGGAAACAATCTGCTGGGGGGAATCCTGATGCAGCTTGCCGTGTTGGCAGTAGTCGATGCTCTGCTGTTGCGTGGCAAGGCATTGACTTTGTTTTCTCCGACGGCGGCTCTGTTGATTCAGGGTATTTTCTTGATTTTCATTCTGGCACTTGCTTTGGCAGCTATTTCCACCGGCGAACTGTTTACTATCGCCGGAATAGGAGCGTGGCCCATACTCTTTACGGGCGTTTATGTGGCGGGCTTATGGCTCGTTTACCGTTATGAGGGAAATCCACGTTGGATGCCGGCTGGCGAGGTTGAAGAACCTCCCGAATCGGCGCGTGACCTGAAAGATGCACACAAATCGCTCTACCGGGAAGTTTCAACCAAGCAGCTTTGTTTGCGTTTTGGAATAGGTTGCCTGGGTGTGCTCGTTTCGGGCTTCGTGGTAGCACGTGTCGGGGAAACCCTTGCCGAACAAACGGGACTGGGGCAAAGCTTTGTGGGCGCAACTCTTGTGGCATTGGCCACCACTTTGCCTGAAGTGAGTACCACTTGGTCAGCAGTGCGATTCGGAGCCTACAGTATGGCCATCGGCAACATTCTGGGAACGAACAGCCTGGAAGTGGCCCTGTTTCTCCCAGCAGATCTGGCTTATCGCACGGGAGGAATCATCGATGCCCTGAACCCATCGGCAGCCTACTTGGGAGCATTGGGAATCATGGCGACAAGTATTTACCTCTGGGGAATTCTTGAACGTCGGGATCGTACCATTCTAGGCATGGGCCAGGACTCGTTCGTCATACTGTGTTTGTATTTTTTAGGGATAGGATTTTTTTACTTTTTGGGCATGTAA